DNA from Candidatus Sulfotelmatobacter sp.:
CTCCCGCGCGTTGAGCTGGCTGAGCAGCAACTCGCGCAATGCCAGCATGTCTCGCACGCGCACCTTGAGCAGCAGCGAGAAATCGCCGGTGATGTGATGGCACTCCTGCACGGCTTCGAGCGCGCGTACGTGCTCGATCAACGGTGGCTCGAAGCGCGGGTGCTCGATCGACACCTCGATGAAGGCCACCAGCGACGCGCCCACCGCCTGCGGGTCCACCAGAGCCGTATATCGGCGGATCACCCCGGCCTGCTCCAGCTTCCTCAATCGCTCGTTGACCGAGGCGGTCGAGAGCCCGACGCGCCGGCCGATCTCCGCCTGCGGCATCTTGGCGTCCCGCTGGACCAGGGCCAGGATCTCGTGGTCCCGCTGGTCGAGATGCATGGTCGCATTCACTCTCATCGACATGTGGACATAATACTTTCGTCAATTCGCAAAGGCAAGCGAATAATGTTCGGGTCAGAGCCGACCTCCAGCCCGACGGGCCCGCCCGGATGCTACGCTCGACGGCTCGTGATCTTCGCCCTCGACCTGGAAGGCGTGCTGGCTCCCGAGATCTGGCCCCTGCTCGGAGAGACCTTTCGCGTGCCGGATTTCTCGCTCACCACCCGCGATCTCGGCGACTTCGAGGAGCTGATGCGCCGGCGGGTCTCGGCCGCGCGCGCCGCCGGCCTCACGCTGCGCGAGCTGCAGCGGATCGCGCACGAGGTCCAGCCCTATCTCGGTGCCCGCGAGTTCATCGAGCGCCTGCGCGCCATCGGCAATGTCATCGTCATCTCCGACACGTTCCACGAGTTCAGCGATCCGCTCGCCGGCCGGCTCGGCAACGTCAACCTGTTCGCCAACCAATTCGCGGTGGATTCGAGTGGGCTGATCTCGGGCTTTCAGCTCCGCATCCGGGGTCAGAAGGAACGGATCGTCTCGGGTTTCAAGAGCGCGGGTTTCGCCGTGGCGGCGATGGGCGACAGCCTGAATGACCTGTCGCTGCTCCGCTCGTGCGACTTCCCGGTGCTCTACCGGCCGGTGAAATCGCTGCTCGACCAGTTCCCGGGCGCGCCGGTCGCGCAGCATCTCGACGACGCGCTGGCGCTCATGGAAGCGGCTCGACGGAAGCTGGACGCGAACGGGCGCTGAGGCCCGATCCTTCGAGCGCGCGGGCCCACTCCAGAAGGGCGCGCGGATCCGACAGGTCGTCGAGCAGCAGATCGGGCCGAGTGGCGGCGAGCGCCTCGCGCGCGCGCCCGCCGGTGGCGACCGCCACCGCCCAGGCGCCTGCGGCGCGAGCGCATGCCACGTCGTGCTCGGTGTCGCCGACCACCACGCAACGGGCCGGTGTCACACCGTAGCGCCGGGCGGCGCGCGCGACCGCCACGCGGGCCAGCGCGTCGCGATCCGCGGCCTCCTCGCCGAACGCCCCGAACGCGAACCGCCCGCCGAGCCCGAAGTGAGCCAGCTTGATGCGCGCCATCTGGGTCATGTTGCCGGTGAGCAGCGCGCTCACCCAGTCCGTTTCCCGATCCACCGCGTCCAGCAGGGCGGCGACGCCGGGCAGCAGGGTTCCCCGGTCGGGACGCAGCGCCACCCGCATGTGCGAGAACACCGAATTCCAGAAGCGCGCCTCGTCCTCGAGGTCGAACCGCGCGCCGTGACGCGCCAGGATGTCGCGCAGGATCAGCGGCTCGACGCGACCGGCGAAGGGCACGTCACCGAGCGGATCGGGCCCGGGAAAGCGCTCGGCCACCGCGCGTTCGAAGGCCTCGCGGGCGGCGCCCTCGGTCATCAGCAGGGTGCCGTCGATGTCGAACAGCCAGACGAGCTTCATGGATCGGAGTTGGGCACGCGAAAGGCGCGACGATGTGCGAGTCATGCTAGCATGCTCGGCCGTCTCTCCCAGTCCACTCGGAGGTCGTGACCCGTGATGCGCCCCAGGTTTGCCTCGCTCGCCTCGCTCGCCGCCGCGCTGCTGATCGCCGGCGCCCCCGCTCCATCGCTTGCGAAGAAGACGCCGAAGAGTGGATCGAAGCCTGCGGCCGGATCCTCGGCCCCGGCCGCGCCGAGCGGACCTCAGCCGAGGCTGATCGCGGATCCCGACCAGGTGCGAGCCAGCGAATCGCTCACCTGGAACACGTGGCTTCGCTTCTTCAACCCCCTCGATGTCGGCCTCTACTCGGACAGCGTCCGGTGTCGGTACGAAGACACGGGACCCGGGGAGACCGGGGTCGGGCGCGTGCAAGAGGTCGCCTACGCGGGCATGGCCCAGGCCTTCGGAGCGATCAGCGCGGGCGACAGTGTTTCGTTCAACTACGGCGCCCCGGCGCTGTTCGAAACCGGCAAGGTCACGTTTCACCTCTACACGCATCGCGGCGACGGCGTGAAGTACGTCTCGACCGCGACCTTCGAGGTTCAGCCTGGCCCGATCTCGGAACAACATCCCTCCGAGTTCCTCACCGTGGATGGGAAGAAGGTCGAGACCGTGTTCTTCCAATCGAACAAGGGCAATGGCTCACCGGGTGTGCTGCTCGTTCACGGCGAGGGCTCGCAGGCGCGCGCGCTCTTCAGCACCGCCATCCAGCTCTCGAATCGCGGATATCACGTGATGATGGTGAGCATGCCCGGCTACGGGCAATCCGAGGGGCCGGCGGATCTGATGGGCCCGCACACGCTGGCCGCGGCCGGCGCCGCGCTCGACAGGCTGAAGCGCACGCCGGGGGTGGATTCGCTCCACCTCGGGGCCTGGGGCATCTCGCGCGGGGCGACGGTGGCGGCCGGACTGGCGGCGCAGCGATCCGACCTCGGCTGCGTGATCGCCCAGTCCGGAATCTACGATCTCCAGGCGACCTATCGTGGAACCAAAATGCCGGGGTTCCGCGAGGCGATCGTGGCCGAGGCCGGATCGGACAGCGCCGGCTGGAAGGAACGCTCGCCGATCGTGCGCATTGCCGCGACCCACACGCCGATTCTCGTTCTGCACGGCGAGAACGACACCACCGTCCCCGCCGATCAGGCTCACGCCTACGCGAACGCGCTCAAGACTGCCGGGGTGGCGGTCGAGTCCAGCTTCTTCCCGGGCGCGGGTCATGAGCTGACGCCGGGTCTGGTCACGAGGCCGATCCTGATCTTCCTCGAAGCGACGCTGCACCACTAAACAGCGGCCCGACCCAGCGCGACCCGCGGCGGCCGCGTGCTAGACTTGAGCGCGTCTCATCTGCCGCGCCCAGGCTCCGAGGACCCTCCCATGCCGCGTTCGCCGTTTTCCCCCCGGCTCATTCGCCTGCTGCTCGCCACCGCCGTGATCGCGGTCGTCGTGGTCGTGGCGCCGAGCCGGGCCGCGGTCTTCGACCCTCTTCCCGAGCCGCGCCTGCTGCGGGTGCCGCTCGGCGGCGCGGTCACGCTCGAGGCGCTTCAATCGGCCGGGCTCGACATTGCCGAGGTACACGGCTCGCGCGAAGCGCTGATCGTCGCCTGGCCCCAGGATGAGGCGGCGCTCGCCAGCCGCGGCATCCGCGCCGAGTTGCTCGACGAGCATCCCGGACGCACGGCCGCCACGCTCGCGCGGCGCGAGCTGGCCGCCGGGACGCGCCCCGCGGGCATACGAGTCGTCGGCCGCTCGCGCCCGGGTGGCGTGCAGCACCTCGAGACCCTTCCCCCGTTCGGATCGGGCAGCATGGGCGGCTACTGGACCAACGCCGAGGTGAAAGCCAAGCTCGACGAGCTGGTGGCGGATGACGTCAACGACGTGGTCGCCGACACCGTGGACTCGATCGGCGTGAGCGTTCAGGGCCGGCCGATCTGGGGTCTGATGCTGGGCAAGAGCGTCACCGGACCCGACTCGCGCCCGATCGTGCTGTTGAACGCGCTGACCCACGCGCGCGAGCCGGGCGGCATGCAGGCGCTGTTCTATTTCGTGGACGACCTGCTCGCGGGCTACGGCATCGATCCCTGGAAGACCTATCTGCTCGATCATCGGAGGATCTACATCTGTCCGGTGGTCAATCCCGACGGCTACGAAATCAACTACAACACCTATCTCGCCAGCGGCGGTACCGCCTTCGGCATGTGGCGCAAGAACGCGCGCGACAACAACGGCAATCACACGTTCGATTCCGGCGACGGCGTGGATCTCAACCGCAACTACGGGTACAAGTTCGGGATCGACGAGGTGGGCTCGAGCAGCTCGCCCAGCTCCGACATCTATCGAGGCCCCGGCGCGTTCTCGGAGCCCGAGACCCAGGCGCAGCGCGATCTGATCGTGCGATTGCAGCCGAAATCCGCGATCTCGTTCCACACCTTCAGCGATCTCTTCCTGCACCCGTGGGGCTATCAGGTGAACGCCGCGCCCGATTCGAGCGCGTTCTACGAGTGGGACGACGAGGGCACGTTCGGCAATGGCTACGACGCCGGGCAGTCGACGCGCGTGCTCTACGAAGTGAACGGCGAGTTCAACGACTGGTGTTATGGCGACACGCTTCTGAAGCCCAGGATGTTCACCTGGACGCCCGAGGCCGGCAGCAGCAACGACGGCTTCTGGCCGCCGCCCTCGCGCATGGTGCCGATCTCGCAGGACAATTTGCGCGGCTGCTATCTGGCGGCGGCGATCGCCGGCCCCTACGTGCGCGCCCAGAGCTACGACGTGACCGAGGGCGCGATGCCGATCGGGAACTACGCGCACGTCACGGTTCGGGCTCGCAACCTGGGCCTGGCCCCGACCGGCGCGAGCCTCAACGCCACCCTCGTTTCGCTCGATCCGGGCGCCGAAGTGCTGAGCGGCGCGCTCAGCTACCCGGCCCTCGGCTCGCGAGCGAGCGGCGACGCGTTCTCGGGCGGCAGCTTCCTGGTCGGGACAGCCGATACGTTGACTCCGGGCCGGCTGCTGCGCTTCCGCGTCGAGTTCCGCGACGCGGATGGACTCTATTGCCGGGACACGGTCGAGGTGGCCGCGGGACAGCCGACGGTGCTGCTCAACGACCCGTCCAACAATTTCACCAGCTGGCTGATCGGCGGCGCGTGGGGAATCGTCTCCAACGACCCGCGCCATCCGAGTAAGTACTTCGCCGACAGCCCCTCGGGCGTCTACCCGTCGAACTACAACGGCCGGTTCACCATGAAGGGCTCCCTCGATCTGAGCGCGGTCCCGCACGCGTGGATTCGAATGGATGCGCGCTGGGGACTCGAGACCCATTACGACGGCACCATGGTCGAGGCCAGCCTCGACAGCGTCAACTGGACCGCGCTCCCGGGCCGGGCCACCGTCGCCGGGATCTCCGGCGGCGCTCAGCCGCTGGGGCAGCCGGTGTACGAAGGCCAGCGCTTCAACTGGCGCACCGAGCGCGTGGATCTCACGCCGTTCTGCTCGCCGGCCGCGACGCGGGTGCGTCTGCGCTTCCGCACGGTCTCCGATGGCGGCACCGAGTTCGACGGTTTCAATTTCGATTCGCTGAGGATTGAGATCTATGATCCCTCCGCGCAGCCGGCGACGGTGGCGGTGGGGCCGATCGCGCACGCGAGCCTCGAGTTCTCGGCGCCCGCGCCGAATCCGGCCGTGGGGCGCACCGTGTTCTCGTTCTCGTTGCCGCGCGCCGGACGCGCGCGACTCGAGGTGATGGACATCGCAGGCCGGCGCGTGGCGCTGCTGGCCGACGAACGCTTGACCCCGAATCGCTACGTGAGGGGCTGGGATCTGCGCGACGATCAGGGCCGGGTCGTCGCGCCGGGAGTGTATCTGGCGCGACTTTCGACGGTGGACGGCGCGCGCCTGCAGCGGGTGGTCGTGATCCATTGAGACGCGCCCCCGGGAAGGCCGGACCTCCGCCTTCCAACCGGAGCCGATGACCGATCGGGGTTGGAAGCTGCGCCGCCTGATGGCCATGTCGCCGGAGGAAGTGGCTCACCGCCTCGGTGCGGCCGCGCGCGATCGATTCCTTCCTCCGGCCTGGAGCCGCTGGTCCGCGAGCGAGGCCGCCGGGCGCCTGCTCAACTCGCACGTGGACGCCGCCTCGGCGCGTGAACTGTGGAATGCCGTGGCGCATCTGCCTGCGGCGGCCGACTGCGCGGGGACCCTCGCCGCCGCGAACCACCTCAGCGAGGGGCGCTGGACGCTGTTCTCGCGCGAGGTGCTGCTCGAGGATCCTCCGCGCTGGAACGTCGATCCGCTGAGCGAGATCGCCTGGCCGGAAGGTCCGAGCGCCGCACTCGACTATCGAATCGCGCCCGAGGGCTCGAGCGCCAAGGCGGTGTGGGAAGCGGGGCGTCTCACGATGCTGCCATCGCTGGCGCTGGCCGCGCGGCTCACCGGCGACGCCCGCCATGCCGAGCGCGCGCGCCGCTGGCTCGCCGACTTCATCGCCGGGAATCCGCTCGGGAGCGGCATCCATCACACCAGCGGGATCGAGATGGCGATTCGCGTTCTGACCATCGGCTGGACGCTGGCACTGCTCGGCGACGACTCGCCCGCGGCCCGCGCCTTCATGGCTCAGCAGGCGCTGTGGTGCCGCGCGCATCTCAGCATCGGCTCGAGCGCCAACAATCATTTGCTCGCCGAGTACGCGGCCATGGTGGTGGCGGGGGCGGGAATCCCCGGCCTGGCGACTGGCCCGCGACTGCTGCGCGAGGGGCTGGAGGGGATCGAGCGCGAGCTGCAACGGCAGATCCATGGCGACGGCGTCACCGCCGAGCAGGCGTTTCGCTACCTGCCGTTCGTGTGGGAACTGCTCCTGCCCGCGCTGCTGCTCGCCGAACGCGCGGGCCACAAGGCGAGCGAGCCGATTCGACAGCGGCTCGCGCTTTCGCTCGAGTTCGCGCGCGCCCTGCGCCGGGCGGATGGCACGCTCCCGCCGATCGGCGACGACGACGACGCGCGCGTCCTGCTCGCCGATCAAGCGGAGAGCCGCCTGGATCTCGCCGGCAACGCGCTCGCGGCCTGGCTCGGGGCGCCGGCGCTCGCCGAGGGCGCGAATGCGCTCGCCTCGCTGTTGTGCGGCGCGAGTCCGCCGCCCGCCGCGCGGGCCAGCGAAGGCACGCGCACGTTTCGCGAAGGGGGCGTCACCGTGTGGCGGCACCGCGAGGCTTTCGCGACGCTCGATCATGGCCCGCTCGGGCTCGGCACGATCGCCGCACACGGGCACGCCGACGCGTTGTCACTGACGCTGCGGCTTGGGCGGGACGATCTGATCGTGGATCCGGGGACACTCGCCTACTTCGATGACGAGCGCCTCCGGGTCGTCACGCGCGCCACGCCCTCGCACAGCACCGTCAGCTTCGGCGGCCGCAGCCAGAGCGAAATGCTCGGGCCGTTCCTTTGGGGCCGCCGCGCGCGCGTGGTGGCGCATCGCGAGGGGTGGTGGTGCGAGTGGTGGAGCGGCGAGCGCCATTTCCGGCGCGTGCAGTTTTCGCCCGGCGAGCTCGCGATCCAGGACGACACCGCCGGTCCGGCGCCCGAGATCGTGTTCGCGCTGGCGCCCCGCGCCGACGTGCGCGTGCAGGGCGGCCGCGCGGTGGTCACGATCGGGAGCTCGACCGCCCGCATCGATGCCGAGGGCGTCGCCGGCTGGCGCGTGGAGCCGGCCGAATGCGCGCCGGCCTACGGGCGCCGCCAGGCGTCGACGCGCATCGTCGCGCGCATGCCCGACGAGCGCTGCCGGACGGTGGTGAGGTTCGGCGCGAAGTAGCCGCGGGCCGCGCCGCGCGAATCAACGCACGATCGCCACCCGCCGCGAGCCCGCTTCGCGGCCCGCGACCTCGAGTCCCACGAAGTAGACGCCGGCCTGGACTTCGGCGCCCGAATCGCTGCGGCCATCCCAGCGCGACTGGTGCGCGCCGGCGGCGAGCGTCCCGAGATCGAGCACGCGCACGCGCCGGCCCGATACGTCGTGCACACTCACGCGAACTTCTCCCGCGCGCGCCAGCGAGAACGTGAGCCGCGCCTCGCCACGACTGGGATTGGGGCCGAGCGCCTGCAACGAGGTCGCGCCACCGCCCCCGAGAGCGACGCCGGCGGCCCAGTTGACGGCCAGCACGGCGAGGCTGCTCGTGTCGGGGCCGCAGTCGCTCGCCATGATGAGCTGATAGCTGCCCTCGTCGTAGTGCGTCACACCGTGAAGCGTGAGCCTCGGACTTTCCGTTCCACCAATCACCGAACCGCCGAGCGCCGAGCCGTCGTGGACCGCGATGCCATTCCGATACCACTGGAAGGTGAGCGGCGCGTAGCCGTCGGCGGCTTGCGCCGCGAACGTGACGTCATCGCCCTGATTCACGGTCTGCGAATTGGGTTGATAGGCGAACCACGGCAATCCGGTTTCGGCGTACCGAGCCCAGGTGGGCGCGGCGAGGATGGCGTTCTTCACTTCCGAGAACGTGCCGCCTGCCTGGATCTCGCCGCCGAAATCGGCCAGCGCGAACACGGTGGCGTTGGTGCCGCCGCCGGCATCGTGCCAGGCCCCATCCCAGTAAGCGATGTTATTGGCGCTGACGTTGCCGGCGCCGGTGAAACTGCCGCCGATGTAGAGACGCGGGCCAGTCGAGACCAGCGAGCGGATGAATCCGTTGGTGCCGCCGGTTCCGAACGTCGAGTAGATCGAGCCGTTGTATTGAGCGAGATCGGGCGAGCTGTTGATGCCAGCGAAATCACCGCCGATCACCAGCTGACCGTTGTGCACCTCGAGGGCGTAGACGCTGCCGACGAAATTTCCGCCCACCTGGGTCCAGTTCGTCCCGTCGAATCGCGCGAGCCCGCCGGTGGAGACGCCATTGGCCGTGGTGAACGTGCCGCCGACGTAGAGATTCCCGTTGTAGACTCTGAGCGCGTAGACCGGGCCGTTCATGCCGGTGCCGAGCGCTTCCCAGAGCTGACTGCCCTCGTTCCAGCGAGCGATGTTGTTGACCGTGGTGCCGCCTGAGTTGGTGAAGGAGCCGCCCGCGTAGGTGTTGTTGTTGTAGCGCTCGATCGCGTTCACCTGCCCGGTGAAGCCCGCGCCCATCGCTTCCCACGCCGGCGGTGGGAACGCCACGTTGGTCTGATCCCAGCGCGCGATGTTGCTCGCGGCGACGCCGCCGGCGTGCGCGAAAGTGCCCCCCGCGACCAGCTCGTTGGCGCCTGTGAGTCCTGAGTACTTGAAGGCCTTGAGCGCGCTCACCGCGCCGTCCATGCCAGTCCCGAGCGGGGAGAGCGTCACGCCATCCCAGCCGGTGATGAACTGAGCGGCCTGGGTGCTGTTGGTGGACTGATGGAAATTGCCGCCGGCCACCACGTGTCCCAGATAGGGGGTCATAGCCAACACGCTGGTTGCGGTGCCACCTCCGAACCCGGCCCATTCGAGCCCATTCCAGCGCGCGAGTCCATTGACCGGCTGGCCGTCCGCAATGGAAAAATCCCCGCCCGCAATCAGCTCGCTTCCATAAACCGCCATGGCCCGTACGGTGCCGTCGGTGCCGCCGCCGAGCGGTTGCCAGATCGAACCATTCCAGCGCGCGAT
Protein-coding regions in this window:
- a CDS encoding Lrp/AsnC family transcriptional regulator, whose amino-acid sequence is MRVNATMHLDQRDHEILALVQRDAKMPQAEIGRRVGLSTASVNERLRKLEQAGVIRRYTALVDPQAVGASLVAFIEVSIEHPRFEPPLIEHVRALEAVQECHHITGDFSLLLKVRVRDMLALRELLLSQLNAREGVRQTRTIMVLESVKEDPTVVTAAKGGVA
- the thrH gene encoding bifunctional phosphoserine phosphatase/homoserine phosphotransferase ThrH; the encoded protein is MIFALDLEGVLAPEIWPLLGETFRVPDFSLTTRDLGDFEELMRRRVSAARAAGLTLRELQRIAHEVQPYLGAREFIERLRAIGNVIVISDTFHEFSDPLAGRLGNVNLFANQFAVDSSGLISGFQLRIRGQKERIVSGFKSAGFAVAAMGDSLNDLSLLRSCDFPVLYRPVKSLLDQFPGAPVAQHLDDALALMEAARRKLDANGR
- a CDS encoding haloacid dehalogenase-like hydrolase, which produces MKLVWLFDIDGTLLMTEGAAREAFERAVAERFPGPDPLGDVPFAGRVEPLILRDILARHGARFDLEDEARFWNSVFSHMRVALRPDRGTLLPGVAALLDAVDRETDWVSALLTGNMTQMARIKLAHFGLGGRFAFGAFGEEAADRDALARVAVARAARRYGVTPARCVVVGDTEHDVACARAAGAWAVAVATGGRAREALAATRPDLLLDDLSDPRALLEWARALEGSGLSARSRPASVEPLP
- a CDS encoding alpha/beta fold hydrolase translates to MRPRFASLASLAAALLIAGAPAPSLAKKTPKSGSKPAAGSSAPAAPSGPQPRLIADPDQVRASESLTWNTWLRFFNPLDVGLYSDSVRCRYEDTGPGETGVGRVQEVAYAGMAQAFGAISAGDSVSFNYGAPALFETGKVTFHLYTHRGDGVKYVSTATFEVQPGPISEQHPSEFLTVDGKKVETVFFQSNKGNGSPGVLLVHGEGSQARALFSTAIQLSNRGYHVMMVSMPGYGQSEGPADLMGPHTLAAAGAALDRLKRTPGVDSLHLGAWGISRGATVAAGLAAQRSDLGCVIAQSGIYDLQATYRGTKMPGFREAIVAEAGSDSAGWKERSPIVRIAATHTPILVLHGENDTTVPADQAHAYANALKTAGVAVESSFFPGAGHELTPGLVTRPILIFLEATLHH
- a CDS encoding M14 family zinc carboxypeptidase — translated: MPRSPFSPRLIRLLLATAVIAVVVVVAPSRAAVFDPLPEPRLLRVPLGGAVTLEALQSAGLDIAEVHGSREALIVAWPQDEAALASRGIRAELLDEHPGRTAATLARRELAAGTRPAGIRVVGRSRPGGVQHLETLPPFGSGSMGGYWTNAEVKAKLDELVADDVNDVVADTVDSIGVSVQGRPIWGLMLGKSVTGPDSRPIVLLNALTHAREPGGMQALFYFVDDLLAGYGIDPWKTYLLDHRRIYICPVVNPDGYEINYNTYLASGGTAFGMWRKNARDNNGNHTFDSGDGVDLNRNYGYKFGIDEVGSSSSPSSDIYRGPGAFSEPETQAQRDLIVRLQPKSAISFHTFSDLFLHPWGYQVNAAPDSSAFYEWDDEGTFGNGYDAGQSTRVLYEVNGEFNDWCYGDTLLKPRMFTWTPEAGSSNDGFWPPPSRMVPISQDNLRGCYLAAAIAGPYVRAQSYDVTEGAMPIGNYAHVTVRARNLGLAPTGASLNATLVSLDPGAEVLSGALSYPALGSRASGDAFSGGSFLVGTADTLTPGRLLRFRVEFRDADGLYCRDTVEVAAGQPTVLLNDPSNNFTSWLIGGAWGIVSNDPRHPSKYFADSPSGVYPSNYNGRFTMKGSLDLSAVPHAWIRMDARWGLETHYDGTMVEASLDSVNWTALPGRATVAGISGGAQPLGQPVYEGQRFNWRTERVDLTPFCSPAATRVRLRFRTVSDGGTEFDGFNFDSLRIEIYDPSAQPATVAVGPIAHASLEFSAPAPNPAVGRTVFSFSLPRAGRARLEVMDIAGRRVALLADERLTPNRYVRGWDLRDDQGRVVAPGVYLARLSTVDGARLQRVVVIH
- a CDS encoding alginate lyase family protein — translated: MTDRGWKLRRLMAMSPEEVAHRLGAAARDRFLPPAWSRWSASEAAGRLLNSHVDAASARELWNAVAHLPAAADCAGTLAAANHLSEGRWTLFSREVLLEDPPRWNVDPLSEIAWPEGPSAALDYRIAPEGSSAKAVWEAGRLTMLPSLALAARLTGDARHAERARRWLADFIAGNPLGSGIHHTSGIEMAIRVLTIGWTLALLGDDSPAARAFMAQQALWCRAHLSIGSSANNHLLAEYAAMVVAGAGIPGLATGPRLLREGLEGIERELQRQIHGDGVTAEQAFRYLPFVWELLLPALLLAERAGHKASEPIRQRLALSLEFARALRRADGTLPPIGDDDDARVLLADQAESRLDLAGNALAAWLGAPALAEGANALASLLCGASPPPAARASEGTRTFREGGVTVWRHREAFATLDHGPLGLGTIAAHGHADALSLTLRLGRDDLIVDPGTLAYFDDERLRVVTRATPSHSTVSFGGRSQSEMLGPFLWGRRARVVAHREGWWCEWWSGERHFRRVQFSPGELAIQDDTAGPAPEIVFALAPRADVRVQGGRAVVTIGSSTARIDAEGVAGWRVEPAECAPAYGRRQASTRIVARMPDERCRTVVRFGAK
- a CDS encoding FlgD immunoglobulin-like domain containing protein; amino-acid sequence: MLPRRIPVLAVLLLGLAPLRALAQCPDWIPGPMDNGTGAIGTNGHIYALTVADVDGAGPLPPVLVVGGLFSEITGVTAINIAYLDPSTGQWRPFTSLPNITSVRALSSYNGNLVAGGDGNGINISGANLWNGTHWVAMDTDGCRANFTNVTPSNVRCFGYVGSTLCTGGNLTAWNTDTTSVTCTGQGAHGLAEWNGNSEWEEGPITIDEVFAINQFGGQLIIGGTFSSFECSCAPGEYIAAWNGSSWGQMGGGFNAEVDAMTLFNGNLVVAGAFTSQGASHIPMNHIAQWDGSWHSFGVGVGDSVKCLVVYDGELIAGGTFTTAGGSPAAHIARWNGSIWQPLGGGTDGTVRAMAVYGSELIAGGDFSIADGQPVNGLARWNGLEWAGFGGGTATSVLAMTPYLGHVVAGGNFHQSTNSTQAAQFITGWDGVTLSPLGTGMDGAVSALKAFKYSGLTGANELVAGGTFAHAGGVAASNIARWDQTNVAFPPPAWEAMGAGFTGQVNAIERYNNNTYAGGSFTNSGGTTVNNIARWNEGSQLWEALGTGMNGPVYALRVYNGNLYVGGTFTTANGVSTGGLARFDGTNWTQVGGNFVGSVYALEVHNGQLVIGGDFAGINSSPDLAQYNGSIYSTFGTGGTNGFIRSLVSTGPRLYIGGSFTGAGNVSANNIAYWDGAWHDAGGGTNATVFALADFGGEIQAGGTFSEVKNAILAAPTWARYAETGLPWFAYQPNSQTVNQGDDVTFAAQAADGYAPLTFQWYRNGIAVHDGSALGGSVIGGTESPRLTLHGVTHYDEGSYQLIMASDCGPDTSSLAVLAVNWAAGVALGGGGATSLQALGPNPSRGEARLTFSLARAGEVRVSVHDVSGRRVRVLDLGTLAAGAHQSRWDGRSDSGAEVQAGVYFVGLEVAGREAGSRRVAIVR